Proteins from one Portunus trituberculatus isolate SZX2019 chromosome 38, ASM1759143v1, whole genome shotgun sequence genomic window:
- the LOC123515196 gene encoding nose resistant to fluoxetine protein 6-like isoform X2: MVDSWGKFSDGLLAGNTMQMGLLDECLLISVDSQDPDAHFRGQYCAVSIGMKPKSRQALEEGYDEEEEEEEEGVEVMIPELHIANMKGVLKMALPYNIMATCIPSTCTKEEYRTSLVDQLNNSGLTLSTLECQTKDLPTLRYNAADIIMIITLVVLGILVLVGTVADVWIQNSENREAAQGPLRYFIVFSFYTNLSKIFRINVKENEEVISCLHGIRALSMCWVVFAHSFLLSITASANKSLVTQMVAEHPYFYQIILNGYPSVDTFFVMSGLLVSYNVMKEYQRTSRFNAPLYYIHRFIRLAPPIMLLCGFFAVFPPLFVQGSVSPIMTTKGNMVDNCIKYWWRDSFFLSNVFIGQKDGQTCLPVCWYTAVDFQLYIITPLMLLPIVCFRRPRAIVFVSWLLISVIVPMSIIAGYQLPPTNVMDTTLQALGDSMKYVYTKPWCRASPYLAGIGLGYFLRVVDKEKVQLKWWQAVLGWIAALATMSAVVFGLKDYNTLTMKPHEYVPAISILYGGLHRLAWGVAVAWMIYACHMGYGGPINSLLGHPIWQPLSRLTYPIFLIALNVQTIYYSYYSRLPIYFTPFYKLMETAGILLISSFGGVLLSLLAESPVLGLEKLLLRKPTTSTTTTTTIIKFT, from the exons A TGGTGGACTCATGGGGCAAGTTCTCGGACGGACTGCTGGCCGGGAACACAATGCAGATGGGTCTGCTAGACGAGTGCCTCTTAATCTCCGTGGACTCTCAAGATCCAGATGCACACTTCAGAGGACAATACTGCGCTGTCTCCATTGG CATGAAACCTAAATCCAGGCAAGCACTGGAGGAAGGctatgacgaagaggaggaagaggaagaagagggagtagAAGTGATGATTCCCGAACTACACATTGCTAATATGAAAGGCGTACTGAAAATGGCATTACCTTACAACATCATGGCCACGTGCATCCCTTCTACTTGCACCAAGGAGGAGTACAGG ACAAGTTTGGTGGATCAATTGAACAACTCAGGGCTGACGTTATCAACACTAGAGTGCCAGACGAAGGACCTGCCAACACTGCGGTACAATGCTGCCGATATCATCATGAT CATCACGCTTGTAGTCTTGGGCATCCTGGTGCTGGTAGGGACTGTGGCAGACGTATGGATACAGAACTCAGAGAACCGAGAGGCTGCCCAAG GTCCTTTGCGTTACTTTATCGTATTCTCCTTTTACACCAACCTGTCAAAGATCTTCAGAATCAAcgtgaaggagaatgaggaggtcATCTCTTGTCTCCACGGCATAAG AGCACTAAGCATGTGCTGGGTGGTGTTCGCCCACTCATTCCTGCTATCCATCACGGCCAGTGCCAACAAAAGCCTCGTCACCCAG ATGGTGGCGGAGCATCCCTACTTCTATCAGATCATCCTGAACGGCTACCCCTCCGTCGACACCTTCTTCGTCATGAGCGGCCTTCTTGTCTCCTATAATGTGatgaag GAGTACCAGCGAACGTCCAGATTTAATGCCCCTCTTTACTACATTCACAGGTTCATCAg ACTCGCCCCGCCCATCATGCTGCTGTGTGGCTTCTTTGCTGTGTTCCCGCCTCTGTTCGTACAAGGCTCAGTGTCACCAATAATGACAACGAAGGGCAACATGGTGGACAACTGTATTAAGTACTGGTGGCGAGACAGTTTCTTCCTCAGCAATGTATTTATCGGTCAGAAGGATGGACAGACA TGCTTGCCGGTCTGCTGGTACACGGCGGTGGACTTCCAACTTTACATCATAACGCCGCTCATGCTTCTGCCCATAGTGTGCTTCCGTAGaccaa GAGCGATAGTGTTTGTGTCCTGGCTGCTGATATCTGTCATCGTTCCTATGAGCATCATCGCAGGGTACCAGCTTCCTCCCACCAACGTGATGGACACAAC TCTACAGGCTCTGGGGGACTCGATGAAGTACGTGTACACAAAGCCGTGGTGCCGCGCGTCGCCCTACCTAGCTGGCATTGGTCTGGGTTACTTCCTGAGGGTGGTGGACAAGGAGAAAGTGCAGCTCAAATGg TGGCAGGCGGTGCTAGGATGGATCGCTGCGCTGGCCACCATGAGCGCCGTAGTGTTCGGCCTCAAGGACTACAACACCCTGACAATGAAACCCCACGAGTATGTGCCCGCGATAAGCATTCTGTACGGCGGCCTGCACCGCCTCGCGTGGGGCGTGGCGGTGGCCTGGATGATCTACGCCTGCCATATGGGATATGGAG GTCCCATCAACAGTCTGCTGGGTCACCCCATCTGGCAGCCACTCAGCCGGCTCACCTACCCCATCTTCCTCATCGCCCTCAATGTACAGACCATCTACTACAGCTATTACTCCCGCCTGCCCATCTACTTTACACCATTCTATAAG CTAATGGAGACCGCGGGGATCCTGCTCATCTCGTCGTTCGGTGGAGTGCTGCTCTCCCTCCTGGCCGAGTCTCCCGTGCTGGGCCTTGAAAAACTCCTACTCAGAAAacctaccacttctactactactacgacgactaTTATTAAGTTTACTTGA
- the LOC123515196 gene encoding nose resistant to fluoxetine protein 6-like isoform X1 has translation MGITQSLLMLLLFTSVNAAVGPAAVAHRAPSASLSDAQETLLNDAMRIMKPEMEAAQENSDLSLGVVQETAHKVLPPPLWKIFFEELPELMSKSNYKPEAQAEFESLPNFNWLEKLTLYYLPNTTNVSPECRRDVNAISAAIAKEDSWAQKMVDSWGKFSDGLLAGNTMQMGLLDECLLISVDSQDPDAHFRGQYCAVSIGMKPKSRQALEEGYDEEEEEEEEGVEVMIPELHIANMKGVLKMALPYNIMATCIPSTCTKEEYRTSLVDQLNNSGLTLSTLECQTKDLPTLRYNAADIIMIITLVVLGILVLVGTVADVWIQNSENREAAQGPLRYFIVFSFYTNLSKIFRINVKENEEVISCLHGIRALSMCWVVFAHSFLLSITASANKSLVTQMVAEHPYFYQIILNGYPSVDTFFVMSGLLVSYNVMKEYQRTSRFNAPLYYIHRFIRLAPPIMLLCGFFAVFPPLFVQGSVSPIMTTKGNMVDNCIKYWWRDSFFLSNVFIGQKDGQTCLPVCWYTAVDFQLYIITPLMLLPIVCFRRPRAIVFVSWLLISVIVPMSIIAGYQLPPTNVMDTTLQALGDSMKYVYTKPWCRASPYLAGIGLGYFLRVVDKEKVQLKWWQAVLGWIAALATMSAVVFGLKDYNTLTMKPHEYVPAISILYGGLHRLAWGVAVAWMIYACHMGYGGPINSLLGHPIWQPLSRLTYPIFLIALNVQTIYYSYYSRLPIYFTPFYKLMETAGILLISSFGGVLLSLLAESPVLGLEKLLLRKPTTSTTTTTTIIKFT, from the exons ATGGGCATCACGCAGAGTCTTctcatgctgctgctgttcaccAGCGTCAATGCCGCCGTGGGTCCAGCTGCTGTGGCCCACAGGGCCCCTAGTGCCAGTCTTTCCGACGCCCAGGAAACTCTCCTTAATGACGCCATGAGGATCATGAAACCCGAAATGGAAGCCGCTCAAGAAAACAGTGACTTGTCCCTGGGTGTGGTACAGGAGACTGCCCACAAAGTGCTGCCGCCTCCTCTCTGGAAGATCTTTTTCGAAGAGCTACCTGAGTTAATGTCTAAGTCAAATTATAAACCTGAAGCTCAAGCAGAGTTTGAA AGTCTACCTAACTTTAACTGGCTGGAAAAGCTCACCTTATACTATCTGCCCAACACTACGAACGTATCGCCCGAGTGTAGGAGAGACGTAAACGCCATCAGCGCGGCAATCGCTAAAGAGGATAGCTGGGCGCAAAAAA TGGTGGACTCATGGGGCAAGTTCTCGGACGGACTGCTGGCCGGGAACACAATGCAGATGGGTCTGCTAGACGAGTGCCTCTTAATCTCCGTGGACTCTCAAGATCCAGATGCACACTTCAGAGGACAATACTGCGCTGTCTCCATTGG CATGAAACCTAAATCCAGGCAAGCACTGGAGGAAGGctatgacgaagaggaggaagaggaagaagagggagtagAAGTGATGATTCCCGAACTACACATTGCTAATATGAAAGGCGTACTGAAAATGGCATTACCTTACAACATCATGGCCACGTGCATCCCTTCTACTTGCACCAAGGAGGAGTACAGG ACAAGTTTGGTGGATCAATTGAACAACTCAGGGCTGACGTTATCAACACTAGAGTGCCAGACGAAGGACCTGCCAACACTGCGGTACAATGCTGCCGATATCATCATGAT CATCACGCTTGTAGTCTTGGGCATCCTGGTGCTGGTAGGGACTGTGGCAGACGTATGGATACAGAACTCAGAGAACCGAGAGGCTGCCCAAG GTCCTTTGCGTTACTTTATCGTATTCTCCTTTTACACCAACCTGTCAAAGATCTTCAGAATCAAcgtgaaggagaatgaggaggtcATCTCTTGTCTCCACGGCATAAG AGCACTAAGCATGTGCTGGGTGGTGTTCGCCCACTCATTCCTGCTATCCATCACGGCCAGTGCCAACAAAAGCCTCGTCACCCAG ATGGTGGCGGAGCATCCCTACTTCTATCAGATCATCCTGAACGGCTACCCCTCCGTCGACACCTTCTTCGTCATGAGCGGCCTTCTTGTCTCCTATAATGTGatgaag GAGTACCAGCGAACGTCCAGATTTAATGCCCCTCTTTACTACATTCACAGGTTCATCAg ACTCGCCCCGCCCATCATGCTGCTGTGTGGCTTCTTTGCTGTGTTCCCGCCTCTGTTCGTACAAGGCTCAGTGTCACCAATAATGACAACGAAGGGCAACATGGTGGACAACTGTATTAAGTACTGGTGGCGAGACAGTTTCTTCCTCAGCAATGTATTTATCGGTCAGAAGGATGGACAGACA TGCTTGCCGGTCTGCTGGTACACGGCGGTGGACTTCCAACTTTACATCATAACGCCGCTCATGCTTCTGCCCATAGTGTGCTTCCGTAGaccaa GAGCGATAGTGTTTGTGTCCTGGCTGCTGATATCTGTCATCGTTCCTATGAGCATCATCGCAGGGTACCAGCTTCCTCCCACCAACGTGATGGACACAAC TCTACAGGCTCTGGGGGACTCGATGAAGTACGTGTACACAAAGCCGTGGTGCCGCGCGTCGCCCTACCTAGCTGGCATTGGTCTGGGTTACTTCCTGAGGGTGGTGGACAAGGAGAAAGTGCAGCTCAAATGg TGGCAGGCGGTGCTAGGATGGATCGCTGCGCTGGCCACCATGAGCGCCGTAGTGTTCGGCCTCAAGGACTACAACACCCTGACAATGAAACCCCACGAGTATGTGCCCGCGATAAGCATTCTGTACGGCGGCCTGCACCGCCTCGCGTGGGGCGTGGCGGTGGCCTGGATGATCTACGCCTGCCATATGGGATATGGAG GTCCCATCAACAGTCTGCTGGGTCACCCCATCTGGCAGCCACTCAGCCGGCTCACCTACCCCATCTTCCTCATCGCCCTCAATGTACAGACCATCTACTACAGCTATTACTCCCGCCTGCCCATCTACTTTACACCATTCTATAAG CTAATGGAGACCGCGGGGATCCTGCTCATCTCGTCGTTCGGTGGAGTGCTGCTCTCCCTCCTGGCCGAGTCTCCCGTGCTGGGCCTTGAAAAACTCCTACTCAGAAAacctaccacttctactactactacgacgactaTTATTAAGTTTACTTGA